The genomic region GCCGCCTCGGCGGCCTTCCTTTTCTTCAAGTTCTTCTTCTTGAGGCGGGTGGTGCCGTACGTACCGCGAAAAATCTTGCCACGCCTGGTGCGAATGTCGCCTTTACCCATGAGGCCTCCGTTATTTAACGC from Solirubrobacterales bacterium harbors:
- a CDS encoding 30S ribosomal protein THX produces the protein MGKGDIRTRRGKIFRGTYGTTRLKKKNLKKRKAAEAAKAGKVEGQ